From the genome of Halobacteriovorax marinus SJ:
CTAATCTCTTTCTTAATTTCTTCACTAATATCTCTTATACAATCAAGATCTGAACACATGGCCGATCTAAAGGTAATTTGCCCAATACATCCTGAAAAGTTTTTTGACTTAGAACACTTCCATGCACTAAGTTCTTCAAATTCAACAAAACTCCCCATACAGGCCTTATCTGAACAAGCTTCAAACTTTCTCTTTTTTAAATTTAAGCAATCTTCATCAGAGCATGATCGCTCAATGAAATCATTGTAGAAATCACTTAATTGTTCAGAGGATAAGTCTTCTAAGCTAGATGAATATACTAGTGAAGTCTTTATAATTAAAATAAGAGTAACAAGTGGATATAGATAAATTTTCATCTACTTAGCTTAACATAATATCATTATTCCAATGAATAATTTCCATTTATTAAGCTAAGTATTTAAATATAAAAAACCTCAAATTAAAGCATCAGTGCCCTAGAAATTACTCGTATTTAAAAGTAATTTCCTCGCCATCATAGTCAACAATAACCTTTCCACCTTTGGCCAATTCCCCAAAGAGAACTTCATTGGATAGAGGCTTTTTAATTTGTTGATCAATAATTCTTCCAATCGGTCTAGCACCCATTTTTGGATCATAACCCGTATCGGCCAACCAAAGTTTTGCTTTTTGCGTAACTTCTATCTCAACATTCTTTGCTGCTAATCTCGTTTCTAAATCAAGTAAGAACTTATCAACGATCTTCACAATGAATTCACTACCAAGCTTATTGAAGTGAATAATTCCATCTAATCTATTTCTAAATTCAGGGCTAAAGAAATTCTTTAAGGTCTGATCTCTCTTTGCTGTATTGCCTTCAAATTTAGCTTGCCCAAGACCAATTGAGCCCGCATCCATTTGCTTTGCCCCAGCATTAGTTGTCATGATAATCACTGTATTTCTAAAATCAGTGGTTCTACCTTGAGAGTCTGTTAATGAACCATGATCCATTACCTGTAAAAGAATATTATAAATATCAGGATGGGCCTTTTCAATTTCATCTAAAAGAAGAATACAATGTGGATTCTTTTTTACAGCATCTGTAAGTAGACCTCCATTATCATAACCAACATAACCAGGAGGAGCCCCTATAAGTTTAGCCACAGAGTGTTTTTCCATATACTCCGACATATCAAAACGCTCTAAGTGGGAACCTAAATTATGGGCCAATTGTCTAGCAAGCTCTGTTTTCCCAACACCAGTTGGACCGGCAAAGAGAAAGTTCGCCATTGGCTTATTCTCATGCCCTAACCCTGATCTTGAAAGAATTATGGCATCACTTACCTTCTCTACTGCTTCATCTTGACCATAGATTACGAGATGAAGATTAGACTTTAAATTCTTTAAGCGATCCTTATCGCTTCCTGTCACACTAATCTCAGGAATTTTAGCGAGCTTAGAAATGATCGCCTCAACATCTTTTTTAGAGATATTCTTCTTTCTCTTATTCTTTGGAAGTAAGTGCACTCTTGCTCCAACTTCATCTACAACATCAATCGATTTATCTGGGTTCTTTCTATCTCCCAGAAACTTATCTGAAAGATCGACTGCCGCTCTAAGAACAGCATTTGAATATTTAACACCGTGATGCTCTTCAAACTTAGGCTTTAATCCCTTTAGGATTTGATAAGTATCATCTAGTGATGGCTCATCCACATCAATTTTTTGAAACCTGCGACTAAAAGCATGATCTTTTTCAATAAATTTTCTGAATTCATCGTGAGTGGTACTTCCCACACAGCGTACTCTTCCAGAAGATAGAGCTGGCTTTAAAAGATTAGAAGCATCCATACTTCCTCCATTCGTTGCCCCAGCTCCCATGACGGTATGAATCTCATCGATAAAGAGGATTGCTTTCTCTCCTTTATCTTGAATAGTGTCTAAATCTTTTAAAACGTTCTTTAGTCTCTTTTCAAAATCCCCTCTAAATTTTGCTCCAGCAAGTAGTGCGGCCATATCAAGACTAAAAATTGTTGTGCCTTCTAAAACTTCAGGAACATTTCCCTCTACTATACTTTTTGCCAATCCTTCTACGATTGCAGTTTTACCTACTCCGGCTTCTCCAACGAGAAGAGGGTTATTCTTTCTTCTACGACATAGTATTTCAACTATTCTCTCTAGTTCATCTTCTCTTCCAATGAGAGGATCTATTTTATTTTTCTTTGCTAAAGAATTTAGGTTCACACAGAACTCATTAAGTGCTGCATTCTCTTTCTTCTCTTTATTAATTCTACTAGGAGTTATTCCACCCTCAAGCTCTGAGTCACTAATAAACTCTTCATCACTATTTGCAGGTTCATCTGCTCCATGAGCAATATATCTAACGACATCAAATCTTTCGATACCGTGCTTTTGAATAGAGTACAGAGCGAAGCTTTCTTTTTCTTGAAACATAGAAACCAAAATATTGATTCCCATAATGTGTCTTTTACCAGAGGACTGAACATGAATCGCGGCCCTTTGAATAACTCTTTGTAGGGATAGAGAAATCTCTGGTTGATACTTAATTCCATTCTCACTAGCGAGCTTTCTTAGCTCTTCATCGACAAATTGTTGTTCACTTAAATTTTGAACTTGTTCGTCTGTGAGAATACTAAAATTATCTTTATCATTTAGAAACTCTACGAGATCAGTTTGTATTTGATCAACATCTGCGCCTAGGTCATTTAAAACTTCTATAACCTGATCGTCATCTAGCATAGAGATAAGAACTGTCTCCAGTGTGAGATATTCATGCTTCTTCTCATTCGCGATCTGAATGGCTTGATTTATAATTTCTTCTAGTTTCTTTGACATCATAAAAACCTCTTAGGCCTCGGGCTCAATGGTACATTTTAAGGGATGTCCATTCTCCTTGGCTTCTTGATTGACTTTCTCTGACTTGGTTTCTGCAATCTCATAGCTATAAACCCCACACACTCCTATTCCTTCATTGTGCACTTTAAGCATAATTGCTTGGGCCTCTTCTAAGTTCTTTGCAAAAACTTTTTGCAGAATATAAATGACAAACTCCATCGTGGTATAGTCATCATTATGAATGAGTACCTTATACTTTCTCGGTTTTTTCACCTTGATTTTCTTTATGGTGGCGACACCTCCTTCGCCATACTCATCCTCTTCACTTAAGATGGGATTGAATCTGTAGTCGTCAAGGTTATATTTTTTTTCGTAATTAGACATATTTAACTCTCATTTGCCTTTAGTATCTATTATTATTATCCTTTTATTGAATACTCTTTTCAACTAAACAAAGCTGAATTGATAAAAATTTAAACAAAAAGGTCGTAACTATGAGTTTTTGGGACATATTTATAGCAAAAGAAGAAGCTAAGCCTAAGTCTGTGCTTCAATCTAAAGTCCAAGAGCAATTTCCCAATTATCCTGAATCAAAAAGGATTCTCATATCGTGCTTAGCTGGTCTATGCGCACGTATAGCCTATGTTGACTTTGATATTTCCCCAAAAGAAAAAGACGCTATAAAAGGCGCTCTAAGTAAGTGGATGAACCTCAGTGAGGAAGAAGCTGACTTTGTTGCAACCTCAGCTCTTGATGAAGTTAAAGAGCTATCTGGCATTGAACCAAGAAAGTACTGTACTGCACTTAATGACTTACTCGACAACGATGATAAGTTGCATATTCTAGAGTCTCTCTTTCAAGTTTCTGCCGCAGATGGAAATGTTGAAGAACTAGAGAGCGAAGAAATAAGAATTATTGCAACGGCATTACTTCTAGAGCATAAACACTTTATCGCCGCTCGTGCGACAGTGGCCAAGTACCTTGGAGCCCTCAAGTAATTTAATGACAATATTGGCTGATAATTTTATCTAAGTATTTATCTGGAATCTTATGCCCGTATTCTAAAGAGCACATAAGGTTCCCCTCGTCTCTTTCTAATTCATAGTAAATAAGCTCTTGTGACCTAGAATCATAATACTCAACATAGCAGTCTTTAAAGCCTAGAGAGTGACCAAATTCGTGAGCAATGGTTTTAACTCTCTCCATTCCCACGACATTAGAATTTAGATAGATTGTCTGTAATTCATTGATGGCCACACGAGATGGCCCACTACTTATATTTACAACCCTTACACCGTCTACAGAGTTTACAAACTTAAGTTCAATATCATCTCTTTTCCAATACTGAGAAATAGCATTGATGACTTCCGCACTAGCTTGGTCTGAATATATTGGAATGGTAATTTCATATTTTTCATTTTTCTGACACTCTATATTCAATGGACCTTCACTCATTCCAAAAATATTCTTTTGAAAAAAAACTTTTGCACTCTTTAAATTTTCTTTTATAAATTCATCTTCACCATCAAAAATAGTGGCAATATCGTAGTGAACTTTACAATAATTTCGCCTTTGAAAAAGTGAGCAAATATTAACTGTTTTCTCTCTCTTTTCTTCAGCAGTAAGAGTCTTTGAAAGTCTCTCTTTGACAAAGCAGTCCTCTGTACAAAATGATGCTTCTAGCTCAATGAAGTCATTCAACTCTTGGGCGCTATTATCAATTAATGATGTTAAGTGACATTGGTGGAATGACCAACGATCGAAGTTAATTCTCAGCTTCTTTATTCGTTGAGAATAAAGTTGATAGTCATTAGTTGAGAGAGTTAGCTCTTGATTTGAATCTCGAAACTCCTCTAATTCATCAAGCTCCCCAGTCATACTCTTTTCACTCAAAATAAGAGGACTAATAAGACTTGAATTTCCACTTTCAGAACTCTTATCAAATTTCGTTATCATATTGCTAGAGATTGAAAGTCTAGACAGATATTCCTCTAGGGCAATAATTCTTCCCTCAATTTTCTCTCTCTGCTCTTCATTACAAGTTCTTGAGCTTAGACTTGCTTCTATATAAGCAGTACCAAGATCGGACTCACTTCTAGAGTTCTTCTTTACCCCACAAGAAATGAGAGTGAATAGACAAATGAATACTGTCCAAAATTTAGACACTAAAATCTCCTAAATAACTAAAAGGTGGATAATAAACTCCACACCCTATTTAAGAGTTCAAATTCAGTGCCAAGAAATAAAAAAACGCCTCATTAGAAGAGGCGCTTTTTTTAATTTAAATTTAGTGATCTCTTAAGCGACGTAATCTTCGTCGTACTCGGCCCAGGCCATCTCAGGATCATTAATTTTCATCTCTTTAACAGCAACTCTGTGTTTGCTATTCTTCCATTTCCCTTTCTTCTTTTGAAGCTGCTTCTCAAGCTTATCAACAACAACATCAATAGTCTTATAAAGACTATCAGAGTGTCCCGTAGCATGATAATGGAAAGTAGGCCCATTTAAGTCTACTTCAGCATAGTGATTTCCCTCTTTCACATAACAGCTCCACTTCAAATTAATTTCTCCGTCAATAAACTTTTTAAGCTTAGCTGACTTTTCATGGATTCTGTCATCAAGTGCTTGAGTGTGCTCTAAATGAAGAAATGTGATAGTCACTTTCATAAACGTCCTACTCCTGTCGTTATGTTTTTCTACACTTTGCTAGTGTATGAAACTTATCGTAATAAATTATTAAGATTTTACTTTTCTTTTCGAAGAAGATTCAATTCCCAGCATCTCTCGATACTTAGCTACTGTTCTCCTCGCAACTTTTACGTCATCTCGACTTAAAAGGTCGGCGATTTTCTGATCAGAAAGAGGTTTCTTAGGGCTTTCGTTGGCCACTAATTCTTTAATCTTAAGCTTTAAAACTTCACTTGAGATATCGTCTCCACCATTCTTTCCACCAATACCAGTATTAAAGAAATACTTTAGTTCAAAGAGACCAATTGGCGTGTGCATATACTTATTCGTTGTCACTCTCGATACTGTTGACTCATGCATTCCAATTTCATTGGCAACATCTTTTAAGATCATTGGCTTTAAATATTTTGGACCCTTTTTAAAGAATTCTTGTTGCTGCCTTACGATTGCTTTAGAAACTTTATAAATAGTTTGTTGTCTAGTTTGAATAGACTTTAACAACCACTTTGCAGATTTTAATTTATCTAAAACATACTCACTTGCTTCACTCTTCTCACCTTTAGCACTCGTTAAAAGTTCTTGATAGAGCTTTGAAATTCTAAGACGAGGAATTCCTTCATCGTTCACTTGTACAACAAATTCTCCACCCACTTCAACGACATAAATATCAGGTGTGATATAGTGAGTATCTTGATCAGAGACAAGACGTCCTGGCTTTGGATGAAATTGATGTAGAAGCTTCGCAGTCTCCATTATAATTTCAGAAGACGCTCCCGTTTCCTTACTAATTTTTGCATAGTCTTTTCTATGTAGATCTTCTAAGTGGAAGCTAATAATCTTTTCTAACAAAGGAGATCTCTCCTCTGCGATTCTCGCCTGAGCAAGAAGACAGTCAGTTAGATTAGCTGCTCCACAACCTACAGGATCAAAGCGCTGAACCATTTCAAAGACATCAAATGCATGATCTCTCTCTAGCTCAGTCTTTGCAATGATTTCATCATAAGATGTACTTAGGTAACCATCATCATTAATGTTGTGAATAATCTCTAGACCAAGAGCGAGTTCCTCGTTTGTAAGGTCTTCCATTCTTAGCTGCCACTCAAGGTGATCAGCAAGAGACATCCCCTTAGAGATTATATTTTCATAATTAGGTGTTTCATCACTTGAGGCCGGACCAACCATTGATGGAGTCGAAGACGAGTTATTATATGTCTCGACATATTTCTGCCAATCAAAGTCATCATCTTTTGAAATAACTGGTGCTTCATCAAAGTTTTCACTCTTTGCTTCCGCCCCCTGGCTCTCTAATTTTTCTACATTGTAATCGTCTTCTGATTTCTTATCTGGAACTTCATTACCATTGCCAAATTCTTCGAGCATTGGATTTTCAACCATCTCTTCAGCAATAACAGAAGTCATTTCAAGGTGAGTTAAAGTCAAGAGTTTGATCGCCTGCTGCAATTGCGGCGTCATCATCAAGTTCTGAGATTGTTTAAGACTTTGTGAGATCTTAACTGCCATAGTTCCACCTTTTATTTTTTAAAAGCTGGGTGACATTTTACATCTTAAATTCGTCACCCAAATAGAACTTCCGTGCTCTTTCGTTATTTACAATTTCGTCTGGTGTTCCACTAACAAGTAGTTCACCACTATTCATAATATAGGCCCTATCTACAATTCCCAATGTTTCTCTCACATTGTGGTCTGTAATTAAGACGCCAATATTTCTATTCTTCAAACTGCGGATCACCCCTTGAATATCGCTTACAGCGAGAGGATCAACCCCAGCGAATGGTTCATCGAGAAGAACAAATCTTGGCTCCAATGCCAAGGCCCTCGCAATTTCCACTCTTCTTCTCTCCCCACCGGAAAGAGCTGAACCTAGAGACTTTCTTATATGTCCCAGTCCAAAATCTTCTAAAAGAGACTCCAATAGATTTTGCCTTTTAACTTTTGGCAACTTTCTATTTTCTAAGACAGCATAGATATTTTCTTCTACTGTCAGGTCTCTAAAAACAGAAGCCTCTTGGGGTAAGTAGCCCACACCTTTAAGTGCGCGAACGTGAATGGGAAACTCCGTAAGCTCATCTCCAGAAAGTTCTATCCTTCCTTCGTCTGCTCTTACCAAACCAACGATCATATAAAATGATGTGGTTTTTCCTGCTCCGTTTGGTCCCAAGAGACCGACAACTTCACCTTGCTCTACTCTTAGACTAACGTCTTTAACAACTGTTCTTCCCGAGTAGGTTTTCTTGAGGTTTGTAGCCTCTAGAAAGCTTCTTTCTTCCATAAATTACCTTAATATAAAATTAGTGTTCGCATCATCTACTTCAACAACTTCGTTATTCTCACGGAGCACAATTTTATTTCCAGTAATTACATCGTTTTGTTGAAAAACCTTCGGGTATCCAGTGAGAATAATTTTACTCTCACTCATCATACCTTCCAGTTTTTCTCCAAAAGCACGTCTTTCAAAGGAGGAAACACGACCATCCTTTTCCAGTTTTACTTTCTCTACAACCTTCACATCGTCATAAAGAACGAAATACTTGAGCTTTTTATTATAGTTTTCGAGAAATATTTCTCCGCGGTGAGAATCCGCCTTAAGTTGTTGTTTTTCCAAGTGTACTTTTTCAAGTAAATCTATTTGAAGCGTCAGCATATTTACGTCTACTTGCTGGGCCTTAAAGCTGACGCTTTCTTCATAAACTCGCTTTCTCTTAATCACGCCCCTAACATCTCCCTCGTAGCGACTCTTGTCTTTTGAGGGCCAAGTAATGGCGGAGTTTGACCATACTTTTATATTTTCTTTGGTCTTATTCTTTTCACTAATACTTATTGTCTCAACATTGCCCTCTGAGACAATCTCATCAATATTCATAAAGTAAGTTGTTTTATCTGCACTAAGAGTTGAAGTCTCCATTTTAAACTTAACTTCATTCTCAAAAATAACTTGATCCTGGGCCCTAAAGAGAAATCCGTTGCGGGCAGAATATTGAACAGGCTCACCATTGCCAGTAAAGGCAACACCTTCTGGCTCAGCAAAGAGTGATTTACCGGTCGCAGAGTTCATAGACAATTCTTTTGCGTCTAGATGAAGAACTGGTTTTTCATTTTTAACACGATAGAAAGAGACTGTTTCAAAGTAACTTTCTTGATCATAGCTCTGACTCTCATCTTCCGCCTCATTTTTCAGGGCCTGCGAGCGCTTCCACTCCACACTCTCACCCCAAATAGTGATGCCTCCCAAAATCAGGAGAAAACTAAAGAAAACAAATGATTTTTTAAAACTATTGATCAAATTACGCTCCGCGCCTCTAAGTGAAGATTATATCACTCTTCCCTTCACCAAGCACATAGCAAATATAGTCTCGTTTTTTTTATTATTTTTCAATAACTTATTAATTTGACAGGGAAAATCAGAGCTTTTATTTTGCGAAGAAATTGCCCCTATGCTACTGTTGCCCCCACAATAAAAAACCAATTTTATCAGGGATTTAACTTTGTCCACACACACTCTCGACACCTTGAATGAAATCGTTGAACACGGTGTAAAACTCACACCAATGATGGCCCAATTCTACGACGTAAAAAAAGAATACGCAGACCATCTCGTTCTCTTTCGAATGGGAGACTTCTATGAAGTCTTCTTCGATGATGCAAAGAAAGCTTCAAAACTTTTAAATATTACTCTTACCCACCGAGGTAAGCTTGGCGACTTCCCTATTCCGATGGCCGGAATTCCTCACCATGCCGCTGCAGTTTACATTGATAGACTCAGTGCTTTTGGTCTCAAGGTTGCCATCTGTGAACAAGTTGAAGATCCTAAAGAAGCAAAAGGAATTGTAAAAAGGGCCGTTACTCAAGTGGTCTCCCCTGGCCTTCCATTTGATTTGGAAAAAGCAGACTCACAAGATCATAAATTCATAGCCTCTGCCATCAAGCTAGAAGACGCTTATTATTTAGCAGCAATTGATTTCACAACAGGTGAGTTCAGTGGACATAAACTCACTACCATTGAGGACTTCTTAGACAAGCTCAGAATGCTTGCTCCTAAAGAGTTTATTTGCGCTATGGGAGATTGGGACGAAGTCAAAGAGCTCGACAACCTCCTAAATGCATTAGGTGTATTAAAGACTCACCTTTCAAAAGAATACTTTGAACAGAAATATACTGAAATCTATATTGAAAAGCTTATACCTGCCTTTAAAAGAGACAAGGTCATAGCAACTTGTCATGAGATATTAGGACCTATTGGTGCACTCTCCTACTATATCTGTTCTACTCAAAATGCAGAGAACTTCTGCCATATAAGACCATTTCAAATGATTAGTGAAAAAGGTCATATGAAAGTTACTGCTCCCACACTAATTGGGCTTGAGATTTTACCTAAGTCTAGAGAGACTTATAAAGATTCACTACTAGGATTCTTAGATAAAACAAAAACAGCAATGGGCTCTAGAAACTTAAAGCAAGTTTTCACTAACCCTCTCAATGATCTCGTTGCCATTAGCGATAGACAGAACTTTGTCTCATACTTTCTGGATGAGAGTGATATCCTTGAATCTGTTAGAGAGAAATTAAGTGATGTTAGAGACCTTGAAAGAATTATGGCAAAGGTCTCAACGAATAAATCTACTGCTGGAGATCTCATTAACCTAGCGAAAGCAGTTAGAACATACGAAGAGCTTGGGGATGTTTTTTCACACCCAAGTGCAAAATTTCTAAGCACACTTAAAAAGAAAGAACTCACTTCACTTAGAGCACTCTCAAAGAGAGTTGAAAATACGATTAATGATGAAATTGGTGCTGCCCTAGAGAAAGGGAATTTAATTAAAGAAGGTTGCGATCAAGAGAGAGACCGCTTGGCCAAACTAAGCACAAATACGGCCAACGAACTCTTAGAGCTTGAAGCCCGCTACAGAGAAGAGACGGGAATTCAAAAATTAAGAGTGAAGTCAAATAATGTTGCAGGCTACTTTATTGAAGTTTCAAAAACTCATACTGATAAAGTTCCAGATAACTTCAAGAGAAGACAAACATTAGTAAACTCTGAAAGATACACTACAGAGGAACTCACTGCTTTTGAAAAAGAAATCTTCTCTGCAAAAGAAAAGCTAGAGAGACTTGAGAGAGAAATCTTCAAAGCACTTATAAGTGAAGTTGCCGAAAATAATAATGCGATCATGATGCTTTCAAAGTCACTTGGTCTATTAGATGTATTCCAAAGTTTTGCCTGGGTTGCAGCACAAGAAGACTTCACTAAGCCAAACTTAAATGAAAAGAGAAAGCTCACTCACCTAGAAGGAGCTTGGCACCCACTAATTAAATCTATTATTAAAGATCAATTTGTGGCCCACGACCTTATGCTTAATGAAGAGTGTTTCTTTGGTCTAATCACTGGTCCAAACATGGCCGGTAAAACAACCGTTATGCGTGAAGTGGCCATAGTACAACTCTTGGCCCAAGTAGGTTCATATGTTCCTGCCGAAAGTGCTAACCTTGGACTATGCGACTACCTCTTTAGTAGACTTGGGGCGAGTGATGATATCTTAAAGGGTCAATCAACATTTATGGTTGAAATGGCCGAGACTGCAGAAATTCTTCGCCATGCAACTGAAAACTCACTTATCATTCTAGATGAAGTTGGAAGAGGGACATCAACATATGATGGGCTCAGTATTGCGTGGTCCCTAGTAGAGCACTTTGTAAATCAAACAAAAGCGCTTACTCTCTTTGCTACTCACTATCATGAACTTATTGAGATGGTAGAGCAATTACCTGGAGCAAAGAACTTAACAGTTGAAACTTTTAACAAAGATGGCGATGTTCAATTTCTTTATCGTCTCATTGAAGAAGGTGCATCTCAGAGTTTTGGTATCTACGTTGCTAAATTAGCGGGTCTTCCACAATCAATTCTAGAGCGCTCAACTCACCTCTTAAAAACTCTAGAGAGTGAAAATGGAAATAGCTCGGCGACAAGTCTTGATGTAAATACGAATGATATTTCATCTCCCCAGTTAAGCTTTTTTGGAGAGCCTGAAATTATTGTAGAGAGAGAAATTCCTGAACATCTTCAAAAGCTAGAAGTAGACCTAAGCTCTGTTGATGTTATGAACATGACTCCTCTTGAGGCCCTTAATAAGCTTA
Proteins encoded in this window:
- the clpA gene encoding ATP-dependent Clp protease ATP-binding subunit ClpA; translated protein: MMSKKLEEIINQAIQIANEKKHEYLTLETVLISMLDDDQVIEVLNDLGADVDQIQTDLVEFLNDKDNFSILTDEQVQNLSEQQFVDEELRKLASENGIKYQPEISLSLQRVIQRAAIHVQSSGKRHIMGINILVSMFQEKESFALYSIQKHGIERFDVVRYIAHGADEPANSDEEFISDSELEGGITPSRINKEKKENAALNEFCVNLNSLAKKNKIDPLIGREDELERIVEILCRRRKNNPLLVGEAGVGKTAIVEGLAKSIVEGNVPEVLEGTTIFSLDMAALLAGAKFRGDFEKRLKNVLKDLDTIQDKGEKAILFIDEIHTVMGAGATNGGSMDASNLLKPALSSGRVRCVGSTTHDEFRKFIEKDHAFSRRFQKIDVDEPSLDDTYQILKGLKPKFEEHHGVKYSNAVLRAAVDLSDKFLGDRKNPDKSIDVVDEVGARVHLLPKNKRKKNISKKDVEAIISKLAKIPEISVTGSDKDRLKNLKSNLHLVIYGQDEAVEKVSDAIILSRSGLGHENKPMANFLFAGPTGVGKTELARQLAHNLGSHLERFDMSEYMEKHSVAKLIGAPPGYVGYDNGGLLTDAVKKNPHCILLLDEIEKAHPDIYNILLQVMDHGSLTDSQGRTTDFRNTVIIMTTNAGAKQMDAGSIGLGQAKFEGNTAKRDQTLKNFFSPEFRNRLDGIIHFNKLGSEFIVKIVDKFLLDLETRLAAKNVEIEVTQKAKLWLADTGYDPKMGARPIGRIIDQQIKKPLSNEVLFGELAKGGKVIVDYDGEEITFKYE
- the clpS gene encoding ATP-dependent Clp protease adapter ClpS; this encodes MSNYEKKYNLDDYRFNPILSEEDEYGEGGVATIKKIKVKKPRKYKVLIHNDDYTTMEFVIYILQKVFAKNLEEAQAIMLKVHNEGIGVCGVYSYEIAETKSEKVNQEAKENGHPLKCTIEPEA
- a CDS encoding tellurite resistance TerB family protein produces the protein MSFWDIFIAKEEAKPKSVLQSKVQEQFPNYPESKRILISCLAGLCARIAYVDFDISPKEKDAIKGALSKWMNLSEEEADFVATSALDEVKELSGIEPRKYCTALNDLLDNDDKLHILESLFQVSAADGNVEELESEEIRIIATALLLEHKHFIAARATVAKYLGALK
- the hpf gene encoding ribosome hibernation-promoting factor, HPF/YfiA family, producing the protein MKVTITFLHLEHTQALDDRIHEKSAKLKKFIDGEINLKWSCYVKEGNHYAEVDLNGPTFHYHATGHSDSLYKTIDVVVDKLEKQLQKKKGKWKNSKHRVAVKEMKINDPEMAWAEYDEDYVA
- the rpoN gene encoding RNA polymerase factor sigma-54, which gives rise to MAVKISQSLKQSQNLMMTPQLQQAIKLLTLTHLEMTSVIAEEMVENPMLEEFGNGNEVPDKKSEDDYNVEKLESQGAEAKSENFDEAPVISKDDDFDWQKYVETYNNSSSTPSMVGPASSDETPNYENIISKGMSLADHLEWQLRMEDLTNEELALGLEIIHNINDDGYLSTSYDEIIAKTELERDHAFDVFEMVQRFDPVGCGAANLTDCLLAQARIAEERSPLLEKIISFHLEDLHRKDYAKISKETGASSEIIMETAKLLHQFHPKPGRLVSDQDTHYITPDIYVVEVGGEFVVQVNDEGIPRLRISKLYQELLTSAKGEKSEASEYVLDKLKSAKWLLKSIQTRQQTIYKVSKAIVRQQQEFFKKGPKYLKPMILKDVANEIGMHESTVSRVTTNKYMHTPIGLFELKYFFNTGIGGKNGGDDISSEVLKLKIKELVANESPKKPLSDQKIADLLSRDDVKVARRTVAKYREMLGIESSSKRKVKS
- the lptB gene encoding LPS export ABC transporter ATP-binding protein; this translates as MEERSFLEATNLKKTYSGRTVVKDVSLRVEQGEVVGLLGPNGAGKTTSFYMIVGLVRADEGRIELSGDELTEFPIHVRALKGVGYLPQEASVFRDLTVEENIYAVLENRKLPKVKRQNLLESLLEDFGLGHIRKSLGSALSGGERRRVEIARALALEPRFVLLDEPFAGVDPLAVSDIQGVIRSLKNRNIGVLITDHNVRETLGIVDRAYIMNSGELLVSGTPDEIVNNERARKFYLGDEFKM
- the lptC gene encoding LPS export ABC transporter periplasmic protein LptC; this translates as MINSFKKSFVFFSFLLILGGITIWGESVEWKRSQALKNEAEDESQSYDQESYFETVSFYRVKNEKPVLHLDAKELSMNSATGKSLFAEPEGVAFTGNGEPVQYSARNGFLFRAQDQVIFENEVKFKMETSTLSADKTTYFMNIDEIVSEGNVETISISEKNKTKENIKVWSNSAITWPSKDKSRYEGDVRGVIKRKRVYEESVSFKAQQVDVNMLTLQIDLLEKVHLEKQQLKADSHRGEIFLENYNKKLKYFVLYDDVKVVEKVKLEKDGRVSSFERRAFGEKLEGMMSESKIILTGYPKVFQQNDVITGNKIVLRENNEVVEVDDANTNFILR
- the mutS gene encoding DNA mismatch repair protein MutS encodes the protein MSTHTLDTLNEIVEHGVKLTPMMAQFYDVKKEYADHLVLFRMGDFYEVFFDDAKKASKLLNITLTHRGKLGDFPIPMAGIPHHAAAVYIDRLSAFGLKVAICEQVEDPKEAKGIVKRAVTQVVSPGLPFDLEKADSQDHKFIASAIKLEDAYYLAAIDFTTGEFSGHKLTTIEDFLDKLRMLAPKEFICAMGDWDEVKELDNLLNALGVLKTHLSKEYFEQKYTEIYIEKLIPAFKRDKVIATCHEILGPIGALSYYICSTQNAENFCHIRPFQMISEKGHMKVTAPTLIGLEILPKSRETYKDSLLGFLDKTKTAMGSRNLKQVFTNPLNDLVAISDRQNFVSYFLDESDILESVREKLSDVRDLERIMAKVSTNKSTAGDLINLAKAVRTYEELGDVFSHPSAKFLSTLKKKELTSLRALSKRVENTINDEIGAALEKGNLIKEGCDQERDRLAKLSTNTANELLELEARYREETGIQKLRVKSNNVAGYFIEVSKTHTDKVPDNFKRRQTLVNSERYTTEELTAFEKEIFSAKEKLERLEREIFKALISEVAENNNAIMMLSKSLGLLDVFQSFAWVAAQEDFTKPNLNEKRKLTHLEGAWHPLIKSIIKDQFVAHDLMLNEECFFGLITGPNMAGKTTVMREVAIVQLLAQVGSYVPAESANLGLCDYLFSRLGASDDILKGQSTFMVEMAETAEILRHATENSLIILDEVGRGTSTYDGLSIAWSLVEHFVNQTKALTLFATHYHELIEMVEQLPGAKNLTVETFNKDGDVQFLYRLIEEGASQSFGIYVAKLAGLPQSILERSTHLLKTLESENGNSSATSLDVNTNDISSPQLSFFGEPEIIVEREIPEHLQKLEVDLSSVDVMNMTPLEALNKLNQLKESLRQ